From Chryseobacterium shandongense, the proteins below share one genomic window:
- a CDS encoding valine--tRNA ligase, with amino-acid sequence MQISEKYNPQETEQKWYNYWLENKYFHSEPNDKPPYTVVIPPPNVTGILHMGHMLNNTIQDVLVRRARMQGFNACWVPGTDHASIATEAKVVAKLKSEGVNKSDITREEFLKHAWEWTDKYGGTILEQLKKLGCSCDWDRTRFTMEEKLSQQVIKSFVDLYNKGLIYRGYRMVNWDPEAKTNISDEEVIFKEQNGKLYFLKYKIEGSEEFLSVATTRPETIFGDTAVCINPNDDRYAHLKGKKVIVPIVNRVIPIIEDEYVDIEFGTGALKITPAHDVNDYEIGQKHGLQMIDALDDDGNLNDYGLHYAGRNRFEVRKQIAKELEEKNLLLKAEDYVNKVGTSERTGAVIEPKVSVQWFLKMSEIAKPALDVVMGDEVKFYPEKFKNTYKHWMENIRDWNISRQLWWGQQIPAYYYGDGENDFVVAETIEEALALAKEKTQNPELETRNLRQDEDALDTWFSSWLWPMSVFDGLLDPENKDINYYYPTSDLVTGPDIIFFWVARMIMAGLEYRKEVPFKNVYFTGIVRDKQRRKMSKSLGNSPDPLELMDKYGADGVRVGILLSSAAGNDLLFDEDLMLQGRNFMTKIWNAFRLINMWNHEDKPANATETQTIEWFENKLNKTIAEINDQFEKFRISDALHLIYKLIWDDFCGWYLEAIKPNYGEGISKEVYSQTIHFFEELMKLLHPFMPFLTEELWQVISERSVDEALVIAQQKKAEAFNEDIIKNFETAAELISGVRNYRQTKGISPREVAEIYTNASAFANEAVIKKLANVSEIHFGTKTDKPSFTFLVGATEVSIPLSENLDLGEEKAKTEEELKYLKGFLISVDKKLSNEKFVANAKPEIVEVERKKQKDALDKIAILEEKLKSL; translated from the coding sequence ATGCAGATTTCAGAAAAGTACAATCCACAGGAAACAGAACAAAAGTGGTACAATTACTGGTTGGAAAACAAATACTTCCATTCAGAGCCTAATGATAAGCCGCCATACACTGTTGTCATCCCTCCGCCAAACGTTACGGGGATCTTGCACATGGGGCATATGCTTAATAACACCATTCAGGATGTTCTGGTCCGTCGTGCAAGAATGCAGGGCTTTAACGCATGCTGGGTACCGGGAACGGATCATGCTTCCATTGCTACCGAAGCAAAAGTTGTTGCCAAACTGAAGTCTGAAGGAGTCAATAAATCCGATATAACCAGAGAAGAATTCTTAAAACATGCCTGGGAATGGACCGATAAGTATGGAGGAACCATTCTGGAACAATTAAAGAAACTAGGATGTTCCTGCGACTGGGACAGAACGCGTTTTACCATGGAAGAAAAGCTTTCTCAGCAGGTAATCAAATCTTTTGTTGATTTATACAATAAAGGACTGATTTACCGTGGCTACAGAATGGTAAACTGGGATCCGGAAGCGAAAACAAATATCTCCGACGAAGAAGTCATCTTTAAAGAGCAAAACGGGAAATTATATTTCCTGAAATATAAAATTGAAGGTTCAGAAGAATTTCTTTCTGTTGCAACCACACGTCCTGAAACCATTTTCGGGGATACTGCGGTATGTATCAATCCTAATGATGACAGATACGCTCATTTAAAAGGTAAAAAAGTAATCGTACCGATAGTGAATAGAGTAATTCCTATCATCGAAGATGAATATGTTGATATCGAATTCGGAACAGGAGCTCTGAAAATTACGCCGGCTCACGATGTTAATGATTACGAAATAGGGCAAAAGCACGGTTTGCAAATGATTGATGCGCTGGATGATGACGGTAATTTAAATGACTATGGATTACATTATGCCGGAAGAAACAGATTCGAGGTAAGAAAGCAGATTGCTAAAGAATTGGAAGAGAAAAATCTTCTGTTAAAAGCGGAAGACTACGTAAATAAAGTGGGAACTTCTGAAAGAACAGGCGCGGTAATCGAACCTAAAGTTTCAGTACAGTGGTTCCTGAAAATGTCTGAAATTGCAAAACCTGCTCTGGATGTTGTAATGGGTGATGAGGTTAAATTTTATCCTGAAAAATTTAAAAATACCTACAAACACTGGATGGAAAACATTCGCGACTGGAATATTTCCCGACAGCTTTGGTGGGGACAGCAGATTCCTGCTTATTATTACGGTGACGGAGAAAATGATTTTGTTGTTGCGGAGACCATTGAAGAAGCTTTGGCTTTAGCCAAAGAGAAAACTCAAAACCCTGAACTCGAAACTCGAAATTTGAGACAGGATGAAGACGCTCTTGATACATGGTTCTCATCATGGTTATGGCCAATGTCGGTTTTTGATGGTTTGCTTGATCCTGAAAATAAAGACATCAATTATTATTATCCGACTTCAGATTTGGTAACAGGTCCGGATATTATTTTCTTCTGGGTAGCAAGAATGATTATGGCCGGATTAGAATACAGAAAAGAAGTTCCGTTCAAAAATGTTTATTTCACTGGGATTGTAAGAGATAAGCAGAGACGAAAGATGTCTAAATCTTTAGGAAATTCACCGGATCCTTTGGAATTGATGGATAAATATGGTGCAGACGGAGTTCGTGTAGGAATTTTATTAAGTTCTGCGGCAGGAAATGACCTTCTTTTTGATGAAGATTTAATGCTTCAGGGAAGAAACTTTATGACGAAAATCTGGAATGCTTTCCGTTTGATCAACATGTGGAACCATGAAGATAAGCCTGCAAATGCAACAGAAACTCAGACGATCGAATGGTTTGAAAACAAATTAAATAAAACCATCGCTGAAATTAATGATCAGTTTGAAAAATTCAGGATTTCTGATGCTTTGCATCTGATTTATAAATTGATCTGGGACGATTTCTGTGGATGGTATCTGGAGGCTATAAAACCCAATTACGGGGAAGGAATTTCAAAAGAAGTTTATAGCCAGACGATTCATTTCTTTGAAGAATTAATGAAATTGCTGCATCCGTTTATGCCTTTTTTAACGGAAGAATTGTGGCAGGTTATTTCTGAAAGAAGTGTTGATGAGGCTTTGGTAATTGCACAGCAGAAAAAAGCCGAAGCATTTAATGAAGACATCATTAAAAATTTTGAAACGGCAGCAGAACTGATTTCCGGTGTAAGAAATTACCGCCAGACAAAAGGAATTTCTCCAAGAGAGGTTGCTGAAATTTATACCAATGCATCAGCATTTGCCAACGAAGCTGTTATTAAGAAACTAGCGAATGTTTCAGAAATTCATTTCGGAACAAAAACAGATAAGCCAAGCTTTACCTTCCTGGTTGGCGCTACAGAAGTATCTATTCCGTTAAGTGAAAACTTAGATTTAGGAGAGGAAAAAGCAAAAACAGAAGAAGAATTAAAATATCTGAAAGGATTTCTGATCTCTGTAGATAAAAAGCTTTCTAACGAAAAGTTTGTTGCAAACGCAAAACCGGAAATTGTAGAAGTGGAGCGCAAAAAACAGAAAGATGCGCTTGACAAAATTGCGATTCTGGAAGAGAAGCTGAAAAGTTTATAA
- a CDS encoding DUF1573 domain-containing protein, with protein MKKLIAGIALFGTFALASAQTITFDKTTFDYGTVKPSSDGTRFFTVTNTGDKPLVLSNVKASCGCTVPEFSTDPIMPGKSAKIKVGYNTAINGGFNKMIEVFSNDPVNSRSVIYIKGNVDPNAPEPKPLTPAELKAKAKEEKKAAKAAKKAAKKAAKAAAKTAA; from the coding sequence ATGAAAAAATTAATCGCAGGAATTGCTTTATTCGGAACTTTCGCATTGGCATCTGCACAAACGATCACGTTTGATAAAACAACTTTTGATTACGGTACAGTGAAGCCAAGTTCAGATGGTACAAGATTTTTTACAGTAACCAATACCGGTGACAAGCCACTTGTTCTTTCTAATGTAAAAGCATCTTGCGGATGTACAGTTCCCGAATTCAGCACAGATCCTATCATGCCGGGAAAATCTGCTAAAATCAAAGTTGGATATAACACTGCTATCAATGGCGGATTCAATAAAATGATCGAAGTGTTTTCGAATGATCCTGTGAACAGCAGAAGTGTAATCTACATTAAAGGAAATGTAGATCCAAACGCTCCGGAACCAAAGCCTTTAACTCCTGCTGAATTAAAAGCTAAAGCCAAGGAAGAAAAAAAAGCTGCTAAAGCAGCAAAAAAGGCTGCAAAAAAAGCCGCTAAAGCCGCCGCTAAAACTGCTGCATAA
- a CDS encoding PPK2 family polyphosphate kinase — protein MDTNFSDDFLVKGKFSIKKASTQYKGKLTKEEGEQLLILEKVKLRELQEKLYSDGSKSLLVVLQAMDAAGKDSLIEHVFGGVNPQGCNVTSFKTPNPKEYSHDFLWRHYLALPSKGMIGIFNRSHYESVLVCKVHPEYNLNEKTWKSVKDFDVKFWKNRYDSIKNFEKHLIDNGTTIVKIFLHVSKDEQKKRLLDRINEQEKNWKFSAADLPERALFSKYMDCYEEAINETAKDYAPWYVIPADDKWFARVAAIQIIIDTLEKMDLQYPQLSKEDRKDLEEAKKQLENEK, from the coding sequence ATGGACACCAATTTCTCAGATGATTTTTTAGTAAAGGGAAAATTTTCCATAAAAAAAGCATCAACACAATATAAAGGAAAACTTACAAAAGAAGAAGGTGAGCAACTCCTTATTCTTGAAAAGGTAAAACTTCGTGAGCTTCAGGAAAAACTGTATTCCGACGGAAGCAAGTCTCTTTTGGTAGTGCTTCAAGCAATGGATGCAGCCGGGAAAGACAGCCTCATCGAACATGTTTTTGGTGGGGTAAATCCACAGGGATGTAATGTTACCAGCTTCAAAACACCCAATCCAAAAGAGTACTCTCATGATTTTTTATGGAGGCATTATCTGGCCCTTCCTTCAAAGGGAATGATCGGTATTTTTAACCGCTCTCATTATGAAAGTGTTCTTGTTTGCAAAGTACACCCAGAATACAATCTAAATGAAAAGACATGGAAGTCTGTAAAGGATTTTGATGTAAAATTTTGGAAAAACCGCTATGATAGTATCAAAAATTTCGAAAAACATCTTATCGATAACGGAACTACGATTGTAAAGATATTTTTGCATGTTTCTAAAGACGAGCAGAAGAAAAGACTCCTCGACAGAATCAACGAACAGGAAAAAAATTGGAAATTTTCCGCTGCCGACCTTCCTGAGCGTGCACTATTCAGCAAATACATGGATTGTTACGAAGAAGCTATCAATGAAACTGCTAAAGATTATGCGCCGTGGTATGTAATTCCTGCAGATGATAAGTGGTTTGCAAGAGTTGCAGCCATACAGATTATTATTGATACTCTGGAAAAAATGGACCTACAGTATCCCCAATTGTCAAAAGAAGACCGTAAAGATTTAGAAGAAGCAAAAAAACAACTGGAAAACGAAAAATAA
- a CDS encoding RNA polymerase sigma factor, whose amino-acid sequence MASKEKEFAQLIKDNQGLIIKVSRLYTNSLEDEEDLFQEIVLQLWRSYDSFKGNSKISTWMYRVALNTAITLFRKKAKSLPTNELDINHADFIEDDDEKQQQVSLLYTVIKTLPNVERAIVMMYLDDLPYKDIAENLGITEVNARVKMNRLKKTLKEKMEKYA is encoded by the coding sequence TTGGCCTCAAAGGAAAAAGAATTTGCGCAGCTTATTAAGGATAATCAGGGTCTGATTATAAAAGTTTCGCGTCTATACACCAATTCTTTGGAGGATGAGGAAGATCTTTTTCAGGAAATTGTGTTACAATTATGGAGAAGTTATGACTCATTTAAAGGAAATTCTAAAATTTCTACGTGGATGTATCGTGTAGCCCTCAATACAGCCATTACCCTTTTCAGAAAAAAAGCCAAAAGCCTGCCTACCAACGAGCTGGACATCAATCACGCCGATTTTATCGAAGATGATGATGAAAAGCAACAGCAGGTATCACTTTTGTATACTGTAATTAAAACGCTTCCTAATGTGGAACGAGCGATTGTAATGATGTATCTGGATGATTTGCCTTATAAGGATATTGCAGAAAACCTCGGGATCACCGAAGTTAATGCGCGTGTGAAAATGAACAGATTAAAGAAAACCCTTAAAGAAAAGATGGAAAAATATGCCTGA
- a CDS encoding beta-carotene 15,15'-monooxygenase — protein sequence MPEFDLDSFKKTWQEQPVQKKYDDNEILKMLNRKSRNYVKYIFWISVAEFLLFSVMGIFYFFQNEEDNGFLNILEKLGAQKTQQIESSFDIIYWILKVSSLIVTAYFVLKFYQNYRKIRIEENLKGLITRILTFKKTVNAFILISILLLVAFTSIFTIFIFYSLNEQNVEPKSSELTIFVVGIIVTTAFSVLLIWLYYRLVYGIIMSKLDKNLKQLREIDSQEV from the coding sequence ATGCCTGAATTTGATTTAGACAGCTTTAAGAAGACTTGGCAGGAGCAACCTGTTCAGAAGAAATACGACGATAATGAAATCCTAAAGATGCTCAACAGAAAATCGCGAAATTATGTGAAATATATTTTCTGGATCAGTGTAGCAGAATTTTTACTCTTTTCTGTTATGGGGATATTCTATTTCTTTCAGAATGAAGAAGACAACGGTTTCCTTAATATTCTTGAAAAACTGGGCGCACAGAAAACGCAGCAGATTGAAAGCAGCTTTGATATTATCTATTGGATATTGAAAGTATCGAGCCTTATTGTTACTGCCTATTTTGTTTTAAAATTTTATCAGAACTATCGTAAAATCAGAATTGAAGAAAACCTGAAAGGACTAATTACAAGAATCCTCACTTTCAAAAAAACCGTCAACGCATTTATTTTAATCAGTATCCTTTTGCTGGTAGCTTTTACCTCGATCTTTACTATTTTCATATTTTATTCTTTAAATGAACAAAATGTTGAACCGAAAAGTTCCGAACTGACCATATTTGTCGTTGGAATTATTGTGACTACAGCATTTTCAGTATTGCTGATCTGGCTGTATTACAGACTGGTGTACGGAATTATTATGAGTAAGCTCGATAAAAATCTTAAGCAGCTTCGAGAGATCGATTCGCAGGAAGTTTAA
- the rpoN gene encoding RNA polymerase factor sigma-54 codes for MLKQHLQLKLGQKLAPQQIQLMKLIQLHTLEFEEELERELEENPALEIVKEESKEDDFSSLEDSYESEGTESIETDFDVDQYLYDDEPNYKTASSNYSPDDEEFDNESLLTEGQSLYDYLLEQIHLVNISEEDEKIAEYLIGNLDTDGYLRREIKSIVDDLAFSQGIYTTKEKVEDILENYIQKLDPPGVGARGLQECLLLQIEKKVSSDKAVSLAANILRYQFDALTNKHYNKIIQKYDIEEEDLRDALDEIAKLSPKVGGNFDTQTITINQEIIPDFVIQVKDGQVVPMLNSKNAPTLRVSEEYKDILTTYSHDKKSSEHKQAALFIKQKLDAAKWYIDAINQRQNTLLQTITAIVKFQKDYFITGDEKSLKPMILKDVADITGFDISTISRVVKSKYADTPNGIIYLKDLFSDSLTNDDGEEVSTKEIKTHLQEVISKENKRKPLTDDALVMILKEQGYNIARRTIAKYREQLNIPVARLRKEL; via the coding sequence ATGCTTAAACAACACTTACAACTCAAATTAGGACAGAAGTTGGCGCCTCAGCAGATCCAGTTGATGAAGCTGATCCAGCTTCACACCCTGGAATTTGAAGAGGAACTCGAAAGAGAATTAGAAGAAAATCCTGCATTGGAAATTGTAAAAGAAGAATCTAAGGAGGATGATTTCTCTTCTCTGGAAGACTCTTATGAAAGTGAGGGTACAGAAAGCATTGAAACGGATTTTGATGTAGACCAGTATCTTTATGACGACGAGCCGAACTATAAAACAGCTTCCAGCAACTATTCTCCGGATGATGAGGAATTTGACAACGAAAGCCTTTTAACGGAAGGACAGTCTCTGTATGACTATCTCCTCGAGCAAATTCATTTGGTAAACATCAGTGAAGAAGATGAAAAAATTGCAGAATACCTTATCGGTAATTTAGATACGGATGGCTACCTGAGAAGGGAAATCAAGTCTATAGTTGATGATCTGGCCTTTTCACAGGGAATTTATACCACTAAAGAAAAAGTTGAGGATATTCTTGAAAATTATATCCAAAAGCTCGATCCACCAGGCGTGGGAGCTAGAGGACTGCAGGAATGCCTGCTGTTACAAATTGAAAAGAAAGTAAGCTCCGATAAAGCCGTTTCTCTGGCCGCTAATATTTTAAGATATCAGTTTGATGCGCTTACCAATAAACATTATAACAAGATTATCCAAAAGTATGACATTGAAGAAGAAGATCTGAGAGATGCATTGGATGAAATTGCAAAATTATCCCCGAAAGTTGGTGGAAATTTTGATACACAGACAATCACTATTAATCAGGAAATTATTCCGGATTTTGTAATACAGGTGAAAGACGGGCAGGTAGTACCAATGCTGAACAGTAAAAATGCACCAACTTTAAGGGTTTCTGAGGAATATAAAGATATCCTAACAACCTATTCTCACGACAAAAAGTCGTCTGAACATAAGCAGGCAGCACTATTCATCAAGCAAAAACTTGATGCTGCAAAATGGTATATTGATGCAATTAATCAGCGACAGAATACTTTACTGCAGACTATTACGGCAATTGTGAAATTCCAGAAAGATTATTTTATCACCGGAGACGAAAAATCATTAAAGCCAATGATCCTGAAAGATGTGGCCGATATCACCGGATTTGATATTTCAACTATTTCAAGGGTTGTAAAAAGTAAATATGCCGATACTCCCAACGGAATTATTTATCTGAAAGACCTGTTTTCAGATAGTCTTACCAATGACGATGGAGAAGAAGTTTCCACAAAAGAGATCAAGACACATCTTCAGGAAGTTATCAGCAAAGAGAATAAAAGAAAACCTCTTACCGATGATGCTCTTGTAATGATTCTGAAAGAACAGGGTTATAATATTGCAAGACGAACAATCGCCAAATACCGTGAACAGCTGAATATTCCGGTAGCGAGATTGAGAAAAGAATTGTAA
- the asnS gene encoding asparagine--tRNA ligase, with protein MKKQTIKEILEDYKKVLHHDITVYGWVRTFRANRFIALNDGSTINNLQIVVDFENFDEEIISKISTAASLKIVGEVVESQGAGQAVEILAKKIIILGDNFTEERDKTILQPKKHSLETLREQAHLRFRTNLFGAVFRVRHAVSFAIHSFFNQNQFFYINTPVITGADAEGAGEMFGVTNFDLDNIPRDEKGKIDFAQDFFGKKTNLTVSGQLEGETAAMGLGRIYTFGPTFRAENSNTTRHLAEFWMIEPEVAFNNLDDNIDLAEDFLKYVIQYVLDNCKDDLDFLDKRFEEEQKSKPEKERAKEGLIEKLENVVSKRFKRVSYTEAIEILLNSKENKKGKFAYPVENWGTDLQSEHERYLVEKHFESPVVLFDYPKEIKAFYMKLNEDGKTVAAMDVLFPGIGEIIGGSEREARLDVLKQKMADMHVDEHELWWYLDTRKFGSVPHAGFGLGLERLVLFVTGMTNIRDVIPFPRTPKNAEF; from the coding sequence ATGAAAAAGCAGACAATTAAGGAAATCCTGGAGGATTACAAGAAAGTATTACATCATGACATTACGGTTTACGGCTGGGTAAGAACATTCCGTGCTAATCGTTTCATTGCACTTAATGATGGTTCTACGATTAATAATTTGCAGATTGTTGTTGATTTTGAAAATTTTGATGAAGAAATCATTTCTAAAATCAGTACGGCAGCTTCTCTGAAGATTGTTGGTGAAGTGGTAGAAAGTCAGGGAGCAGGGCAGGCTGTAGAAATCCTTGCAAAGAAAATTATCATTTTAGGAGATAATTTTACCGAAGAAAGAGATAAAACCATCCTTCAGCCTAAAAAGCATTCCCTGGAAACATTAAGGGAGCAGGCTCACCTGAGATTCAGAACCAACTTATTCGGAGCGGTTTTCAGAGTGCGTCATGCCGTGAGTTTTGCCATTCATTCGTTTTTTAATCAAAACCAGTTTTTTTATATCAACACACCTGTGATTACGGGTGCTGACGCAGAAGGAGCGGGGGAAATGTTTGGTGTTACCAACTTTGATTTAGACAATATTCCGAGAGATGAAAAGGGCAAAATTGATTTTGCACAGGATTTCTTCGGAAAAAAAACCAATTTAACGGTTTCCGGACAGCTGGAAGGAGAAACGGCGGCAATGGGATTGGGAAGAATTTATACATTTGGTCCTACCTTCCGCGCAGAAAATTCAAATACAACGAGACATCTTGCCGAGTTCTGGATGATTGAGCCGGAAGTAGCTTTCAATAACCTTGATGATAACATCGACCTTGCTGAAGATTTCCTTAAATATGTGATTCAGTATGTTTTGGATAACTGTAAAGACGACCTTGATTTCTTAGATAAACGTTTTGAGGAAGAACAGAAATCAAAGCCGGAGAAAGAAAGAGCAAAAGAAGGTTTAATCGAAAAACTTGAAAATGTAGTGTCAAAAAGATTTAAGAGAGTTTCTTACACGGAAGCGATTGAAATTTTATTAAATTCTAAGGAAAATAAAAAAGGAAAGTTTGCATACCCTGTTGAAAATTGGGGAACCGACCTCCAATCCGAGCACGAAAGATATCTGGTGGAAAAACATTTTGAAAGTCCGGTAGTTTTATTTGATTACCCGAAAGAAATTAAAGCGTTCTACATGAAACTTAACGAAGATGGTAAAACTGTTGCAGCCATGGACGTTCTCTTCCCGGGAATCGGTGAAATTATCGGAGGCTCCGAAAGAGAAGCCAGATTGGATGTTCTAAAACAGAAAATGGCCGATATGCATGTTGATGAGCATGAACTTTGGTGGTATCTGGATACAAGAAAGTTCGGTTCCGTTCCGCACGCAGGCTTCGGATTGGGATTAGAAAGGCTTGTCCTTTTCGTAACCGGAATGACGAACATCAGAGATGTTATTCCTTTCCCAAGAACACCTAAGAATGCAGAATTTTAA
- a CDS encoding CDP-alcohol phosphatidyltransferase family protein codes for MKAIPYILIALRFILAPVLLSLSYFIGEKSRLIILVLMYLGLITDIFDGIIARKAGVSSEKLRRLDSQTDLVFWLSLGFAAYFLNTDLIENEWKGILLLFVMEMLCYIISWIKFGKETCTHAFLSKMWGLSLLIAFTYLIGFQQAGWAFSVMVALGLISHIDVILIILILPKWQYDVPSSYHAWKIRKGKPTKKTVLFN; via the coding sequence ATGAAAGCAATACCTTATATTTTAATCGCTTTACGGTTTATTCTCGCACCTGTCCTTCTTTCCTTATCTTATTTTATAGGTGAAAAATCCCGGCTGATAATTTTGGTTTTGATGTACTTGGGATTAATAACAGATATTTTCGACGGTATTATTGCCCGGAAAGCAGGTGTTTCTTCTGAAAAACTAAGACGGCTCGACAGCCAAACCGATTTGGTTTTCTGGCTTTCTCTGGGATTTGCTGCCTACTTCTTAAATACTGATTTAATCGAAAATGAATGGAAAGGAATTTTGTTACTCTTTGTAATGGAGATGCTCTGTTACATTATAAGCTGGATCAAATTCGGAAAAGAAACCTGTACCCATGCCTTCTTATCAAAAATGTGGGGATTGAGTCTGCTCATTGCCTTTACTTATCTCATTGGCTTCCAACAGGCGGGATGGGCGTTTTCTGTAATGGTTGCTTTAGGACTTATCTCGCATATTGATGTAATTCTCATTATTCTGATTCTCCCGAAATGGCAATATGATGTTCCGAGTTCTTATCATGCATGGAAAATCAGAAAAGGAAAACCTACGAAAAAAACAGTTTTGTTTAATTAA
- a CDS encoding helix-turn-helix domain-containing protein: MHQELLLRQIRRKIGDKSLNDEIANILDISYDAAHRRTSLKAKFSFEEALELAKYFQISLDQFQASDHQMVVRKTSAVTQTEDLESFFRNNLMVFENLPLSSAMTIYYSAKDIPFFYTLSDTLLSRFKIYVWMNLLNAKQVFIPFREFSPPDFEGNTKKLRKIYEEQNVVELWNDMTAASVLQQIMYYYETGLLKRHEAGIILQELKVLIEYIEQKTESSPKFHLYENELMHLSNDIFFHHPQQSLFAIPTNMFGYLLINDEKTCKETQNYFEHQIKNSKSLNTSGNRDRKIFFNKIYVQIEKIYEKVNR; this comes from the coding sequence ATGCATCAGGAACTTTTACTCAGGCAGATCCGGAGAAAAATCGGGGATAAATCTTTGAATGATGAAATTGCCAATATTCTCGACATAAGCTATGACGCCGCGCACCGGAGAACTTCCCTGAAGGCGAAATTCAGTTTTGAGGAAGCGTTGGAGCTGGCTAAGTATTTTCAGATTTCACTAGATCAGTTTCAGGCTTCCGATCATCAGATGGTGGTAAGAAAAACCTCAGCCGTAACGCAAACCGAAGACCTCGAATCTTTTTTCAGAAATAATCTGATGGTTTTTGAAAATCTTCCGCTCAGCAGTGCAATGACCATCTACTATTCTGCGAAGGATATTCCGTTTTTTTATACGCTTTCCGATACGTTACTTTCCCGCTTCAAAATTTATGTCTGGATGAATCTGCTGAATGCAAAACAGGTCTTCATTCCTTTCCGGGAATTTTCTCCGCCGGATTTTGAAGGAAATACCAAAAAATTAAGGAAAATATATGAAGAACAAAACGTTGTGGAATTGTGGAACGACATGACTGCCGCAAGCGTTTTACAGCAAATTATGTATTATTATGAAACCGGACTTCTCAAGAGGCATGAAGCGGGAATTATCCTCCAGGAGCTAAAGGTATTAATAGAATATATCGAGCAGAAAACAGAAAGCAGTCCGAAATTTCATCTGTATGAAAATGAACTGATGCATCTTTCCAATGATATTTTTTTTCATCATCCGCAACAGTCGCTTTTTGCCATTCCTACCAATATGTTTGGATATCTATTGATTAATGACGAAAAAACGTGCAAAGAAACACAGAACTATTTTGAGCATCAAATTAAAAACTCAAAATCACTGAATACTTCCGGTAACCGAGACCGGAAAATATTTTTCAATAAAATATATGTACAGATTGAAAAGATATATGAAAAAGTGAATCGTTAA